Proteins from a genomic interval of Streptomyces sp. NBC_01445:
- a CDS encoding protein kinase domain-containing protein translates to MSAPTPSAVWSTGTTVDGRYRVLGELGRGGMGVVHRVRHLAWGIDMAVKSSRPEVFRGLGDRELFVREAEAWVSLGLHPNICACHYVRVIAGVPRVFAEYVDGGSLAEWIGDGRLYAGDARQVLARVLDTAVQAARGLEHAHRRDLVHQDVKPANILLDGAGAAKITDFGLARSMAAVASTMSETGPGASVLVPWGGMTVGYASPEQLAGERVGLRSDVYSFAVTVLEMFTGGVRWSAGSVAGLALEEYLVDPTNPVAAPPEVAHLLRRCLRQHPADRPPSMADIADVLTGIYEQQTGSTYPRPTPQEADLRADELNNRGLSLLDLDRAADAEQAFDQALAVDPHHVGAVYNGGLLRWRTGAITDAELVTRLEAIPQGSGASAWQADLLLARVHLERGDLAAAHGLLDALARERPDGADVRAALRVATSGSVTDARRTGTRPVSEPFALPGAPVKLLARHEVMGYLPIRFAPDGRLAVSGHWDGVIRLWDAATGAQRMALKGQRTQVLGVDLTPDGSYALSTSRGGTVQFWDLRAGRCSQVIHAVAHATGCPVSLSADGRIGVWKGADGRVQVWELGTGTCRWLLGPALKDGALDGSLYEVSADGRHVLTAENDGARLWSVADGLCRVLAAGSRTHALCFSPDGRLAAIAGQDRVIRLWDVEDGRQVRTLTGETAAAGHLAFSHDGRRLLSGTTGDHTMRLWELDSGRCLRTFSADAYGMHHVGFRDTDARFGCSVGGHPELPLHHWRLPDAGYVAEPHVSKPREYAEVSRLGGLAEELIADARRALSDGRHRSALDLLTRARAVPGYERAPQALAAWHELGRTARHLGLRAAWSQPLDAGPLPFGGITAIGVAADARLAVSGQSDGTIRIWDLDRGTCTRVLDDHRGRVGEVALSDDGRHVLCKATKPLAITRWRLADGERRQVTPDWDMTRTVLFTGDGRHAWFGGGDGVIRRWDLDDDRCVATIGSRGAVNVISTSTDGRLAAVGDSNGVVRLWDLDAGTCLRTWTGPREPILSVCLSADGRLALSTHMVMSSGGQNEPIRLWDAGTERCLRTFEGHEGWSSAVRFTPDARFAFSAAHDRTIRLWEVATGRCLHVLEGHQGYIRHLELTPDTRNLVSAGDDGIRLWHLDWELTTDATQRDGK, encoded by the coding sequence GTGAGCGCACCTACGCCGTCCGCCGTCTGGTCGACCGGCACGACCGTCGACGGCCGCTATCGGGTGCTCGGCGAGCTCGGGCGGGGCGGGATGGGCGTGGTGCACCGGGTCCGGCATCTGGCTTGGGGCATCGACATGGCGGTGAAGAGTTCGCGTCCGGAGGTGTTCCGCGGGCTTGGCGATCGGGAGCTGTTCGTCCGGGAGGCCGAGGCGTGGGTGTCGCTGGGGCTGCACCCGAACATCTGCGCCTGCCACTACGTGCGCGTGATCGCCGGGGTGCCCCGTGTGTTCGCCGAGTACGTCGACGGCGGCAGCCTCGCGGAGTGGATCGGCGACGGCCGGCTCTACGCCGGGGACGCGCGCCAAGTCCTCGCCCGCGTACTCGACACAGCCGTCCAAGCGGCCCGCGGGCTCGAGCACGCGCATCGCAGGGACCTGGTGCACCAGGACGTGAAGCCGGCCAACATCCTGCTCGACGGCGCGGGCGCCGCGAAGATCACCGACTTCGGCCTGGCCCGGTCCATGGCCGCCGTGGCCTCGACGATGAGCGAGACGGGGCCTGGTGCCAGCGTTCTGGTGCCGTGGGGCGGTATGACGGTCGGCTACGCGTCCCCGGAGCAGCTCGCGGGAGAGCGCGTCGGGCTGCGCAGCGACGTCTACAGTTTCGCGGTCACGGTCCTGGAGATGTTCACCGGCGGTGTGCGCTGGTCGGCCGGTTCGGTCGCCGGCCTGGCGCTGGAGGAGTACCTGGTCGACCCCACGAACCCGGTCGCCGCGCCTCCGGAAGTCGCCCATCTGCTCCGCCGCTGCCTGCGGCAGCACCCGGCCGACCGGCCGCCCTCGATGGCGGACATCGCGGACGTGCTGACCGGGATCTACGAGCAGCAGACCGGCTCGACGTATCCGCGTCCAACGCCGCAGGAGGCCGATCTCCGCGCGGACGAGCTCAACAACCGTGGCCTCTCGCTCCTGGACCTGGACCGGGCCGCCGACGCCGAGCAGGCCTTCGACCAGGCGCTCGCGGTCGATCCGCACCACGTCGGAGCGGTGTACAACGGCGGCCTGCTGCGGTGGCGTACGGGGGCGATCACCGATGCGGAACTCGTCACCCGGCTTGAGGCGATCCCGCAGGGATCCGGAGCGTCCGCCTGGCAGGCAGACCTGCTGCTGGCCCGCGTCCACCTCGAACGCGGCGACCTCGCGGCGGCACACGGCCTCCTCGACGCCCTCGCGCGCGAACGGCCCGACGGCGCCGACGTGCGGGCGGCGCTGCGGGTCGCGACGTCCGGGAGCGTGACCGATGCCCGCCGCACCGGGACACGTCCGGTCAGCGAGCCGTTCGCGCTGCCGGGCGCACCGGTGAAGCTTCTCGCCCGCCACGAGGTGATGGGCTACCTGCCGATCCGGTTCGCTCCCGACGGACGCCTCGCGGTCAGCGGCCACTGGGACGGCGTGATCCGGCTGTGGGACGCGGCGACCGGCGCACAGCGGATGGCGCTCAAGGGACAACGCACGCAGGTACTCGGCGTCGATCTCACCCCGGACGGCTCGTACGCGCTGTCCACGAGCCGCGGCGGCACGGTGCAGTTCTGGGACCTCAGGGCGGGCAGGTGTTCCCAGGTCATCCACGCCGTCGCCCATGCGACGGGTTGCCCGGTCAGCTTGAGTGCCGATGGGCGCATCGGCGTGTGGAAAGGCGCGGACGGGCGCGTCCAGGTCTGGGAACTCGGGACCGGAACCTGCCGCTGGTTGCTCGGTCCTGCCCTCAAGGACGGCGCCCTGGACGGCTCGCTGTACGAGGTGAGCGCCGACGGACGCCACGTGCTGACCGCCGAGAACGACGGGGCGCGGCTGTGGAGCGTGGCCGACGGCCTGTGCCGTGTGCTGGCCGCCGGCTCGCGGACGCATGCCCTGTGCTTCAGTCCCGACGGACGGCTGGCCGCGATCGCAGGCCAGGACCGGGTGATCCGGTTGTGGGATGTGGAGGACGGCCGGCAGGTCCGTACGCTGACCGGGGAGACCGCCGCGGCCGGCCACCTGGCCTTCAGCCACGATGGCCGCCGACTCCTCTCCGGCACGACCGGAGACCACACGATGCGGCTCTGGGAGCTGGACAGCGGCCGGTGCCTGCGGACCTTCTCCGCCGACGCGTACGGCATGCATCACGTCGGGTTCCGCGACACCGACGCCCGGTTCGGCTGCTCCGTCGGCGGGCACCCCGAACTGCCCCTGCATCACTGGCGGCTGCCCGACGCCGGGTACGTCGCCGAGCCCCACGTCAGCAAACCGCGCGAGTACGCCGAGGTGAGCCGGCTCGGCGGTCTGGCCGAGGAGCTGATCGCCGACGCACGACGAGCACTGTCGGACGGGCGACACCGGTCCGCCCTGGACCTGTTGACCCGCGCACGGGCGGTCCCCGGCTACGAGCGCGCGCCCCAGGCCCTGGCCGCCTGGCACGAACTGGGCCGCACGGCCCGCCACCTGGGGCTGCGCGCGGCCTGGTCGCAGCCGCTGGACGCCGGCCCTCTCCCGTTCGGCGGCATCACCGCGATCGGTGTGGCCGCCGATGCCCGGCTCGCCGTCAGCGGCCAGAGTGACGGCACCATCCGGATCTGGGATCTGGACCGCGGCACGTGCACCCGGGTCCTCGACGACCATCGGGGCAGGGTGGGCGAGGTGGCGTTGAGCGACGACGGCCGGCACGTCCTGTGCAAGGCCACCAAGCCCCTCGCGATCACTCGATGGCGCCTTGCCGACGGCGAGCGCCGACAGGTGACTCCGGACTGGGACATGACGCGGACCGTGCTGTTCACCGGCGACGGCAGGCATGCCTGGTTCGGCGGCGGAGACGGCGTCATCCGCCGGTGGGACCTCGACGACGACCGCTGCGTCGCGACGATCGGGTCCCGCGGCGCGGTCAACGTGATCTCCACGTCCACGGACGGACGGCTCGCGGCGGTCGGCGACTCCAACGGCGTGGTCCGGCTGTGGGACCTCGACGCCGGAACGTGTCTGCGGACCTGGACCGGCCCGCGGGAACCGATCCTGTCGGTGTGCCTCAGCGCTGACGGCCGCCTGGCCCTGTCCACGCACATGGTCATGTCCTCAGGCGGGCAGAACGAGCCGATCCGCCTGTGGGACGCCGGGACCGAGCGCTGTCTGCGCACGTTCGAGGGGCACGAAGGCTGGTCCTCCGCAGTGCGGTTCACGCCCGACGCCCGGTTCGCGTTCTCGGCGGCTCACGACCGGACCATACGACTGTGGGAGGTCGCCACCGGTCGGTGCCTGCACGTCCTCGAAGGACACCAGGGATACATCCGGCACCTCGAACTCACCCCCGACACACGCAACTTGGTGTCGGCGGGCGACGACGGCATCCGACTGTGGCACCTCGACTGGGAACTGACGACCGACGCCACTCAACGAGACGGGAAGTGA
- a CDS encoding alpha-hydroxy-acid oxidizing protein, translated as MPLHVGRRTAVGVGRPYAYALAHGGDAGIVHILRAPLAEEDLIMAVDGWLSVADLTPDVLHRLT; from the coding sequence ATGCCTCTGCACGTAGGTCGGCGAACCGCTGTCGGTGTCGGCCGCCCTTACGCATACGCCCTCGCCCACGGCGGCGACGCCGGCATCGTCCACATACTGCGGGCCCCGCTCGCCGAAGAAGACCTGATCATGGCCGTCGACGGCTGGCTCTCCGTCGCCGACCTCACTCCCGACGTGCTCCACCGCCTCACCTGA
- the mdlC gene encoding benzoylformate decarboxylase yields MTEQSTVRSVTYDLLRALKLTTVFGNPGSTEQPFLQDFPDDFTYVLALQEASVVAMADTFAQVTGRPALVNVHSSAGLGNAVGNLVAAYHGNTPLIITSGQQHRDLLIGEPYLGNREAITLPKPWVKWSYEPARAEDVPEAFMRAYAEALQPPTGPVYLSIPMGDWKEPLSDFTRVRTVSDRVAPSTERLRAFADRISASSRPALVFGPEVDRAGGWEAAVALAEKLRAAVYGAPLLDRASFPEDHPLFRGPLGMSVKTISDRLTGHDLVVVIGAEVFRYYPYVPGDYLPDGTELLQITGNPAVAAAARVGDSLLGDPAIAIELLLDMVTEGSTRTAPEPMARPRELPQEPNSPLTPPEVYATLSEVRPPDAVIVNESTSTMAQQIEWLPTTRTGSFFATASGGIGWGTPAAVGVALADRDRAVRRPVVGLIGDGSFQYSVQAIWTAAQHNLPIVYVVMHNHEYSILKSFAVLEETPGVPGLDLPGLDIASVARGFGCNAVDVETTQDLEREFKAALAAGTTTVIVVSTQPQKAML; encoded by the coding sequence ATGACCGAGCAATCCACCGTCCGTAGCGTGACCTACGACCTGCTGCGGGCCCTGAAACTCACCACGGTCTTCGGTAATCCCGGCTCCACCGAGCAGCCCTTCCTCCAGGATTTCCCCGACGACTTCACGTACGTCCTGGCGCTGCAGGAGGCGTCCGTCGTCGCCATGGCCGATACGTTCGCCCAGGTGACCGGCCGCCCCGCACTGGTCAACGTGCACTCCTCGGCCGGGCTGGGAAACGCTGTGGGCAACCTGGTTGCGGCGTATCACGGAAACACCCCCCTGATCATCACCTCGGGACAGCAGCATCGGGACCTGTTGATCGGGGAGCCGTATCTCGGCAACCGTGAGGCCATCACACTGCCGAAGCCATGGGTGAAGTGGTCCTATGAGCCGGCCCGCGCCGAAGACGTCCCAGAAGCCTTCATGCGCGCCTATGCGGAGGCGTTGCAGCCGCCGACAGGTCCGGTCTACCTGTCGATTCCCATGGGCGACTGGAAGGAGCCCCTGTCCGATTTCACCCGGGTGCGGACAGTGAGTGACCGCGTCGCCCCCAGCACCGAGCGGCTGCGCGCATTCGCCGACCGCATCTCCGCCAGCAGCAGGCCCGCACTGGTCTTCGGGCCGGAGGTCGACCGCGCCGGCGGATGGGAGGCGGCCGTCGCCCTGGCGGAGAAGCTGCGTGCGGCCGTCTACGGCGCCCCGCTGCTGGACCGCGCCTCCTTCCCTGAAGATCACCCCCTCTTCCGGGGCCCGCTCGGCATGTCGGTGAAGACCATCAGCGACCGGCTGACCGGGCACGACCTGGTGGTCGTGATCGGCGCTGAGGTGTTCCGCTACTACCCCTACGTGCCAGGCGACTACCTCCCCGACGGCACGGAGCTCCTGCAGATCACCGGCAATCCGGCGGTTGCCGCGGCGGCACGTGTGGGCGACAGCCTCCTGGGCGATCCCGCGATCGCGATCGAGCTGCTCCTGGACATGGTCACGGAGGGATCGACGCGAACGGCTCCGGAGCCGATGGCGCGGCCCCGAGAACTGCCGCAGGAACCGAACAGCCCGCTCACCCCGCCCGAGGTCTACGCCACCCTGAGCGAAGTTCGGCCGCCCGACGCGGTCATCGTCAACGAATCGACCTCCACGATGGCGCAGCAGATCGAATGGCTCCCCACCACCCGGACCGGATCGTTCTTCGCCACGGCCAGCGGCGGGATCGGCTGGGGTACCCCGGCCGCGGTGGGCGTCGCGCTCGCCGACCGGGACAGAGCTGTCCGACGTCCGGTGGTCGGCCTGATCGGCGACGGCTCCTTCCAGTACTCCGTGCAGGCCATCTGGACGGCGGCGCAGCACAACCTCCCGATCGTGTACGTGGTGATGCACAACCACGAGTACTCCATCCTCAAGTCGTTCGCGGTGCTGGAGGAGACTCCGGGCGTTCCGGGACTCGACCTGCCCGGGCTCGACATCGCCTCCGTGGCGCGCGGCTTCGGATGCAACGCGGTCGACGTAGAGACCACTCAGGACCTCGAGCGGGAGTTCAAGGCGGCCCTGGCCGCCGGCACCACCACTGTCATCGTGGTGTCCACGCAGCCCCAGAAGGCGATGTTGTAG
- a CDS encoding SpoIIE family protein phosphatase yields MNTSPDIPGGTSRDVDDATLRALFSESPIGLHILDTQLRLVRFNAAARYIRAFPVEDLLGRTVAEVLREYGKDQADEVEAMVREVLETGRPRRDVLLTLRSLRPPHAEVAVQASWFRLQDLEGCPLGVAAAILDVTDRNQAQARLALLDRVGSRIGTAFDLFDTAQELAEGTVPDFADFTTVDLFDPVLRGEAPEPGPHLGAIPLRRAGWCSHGSPVTAGWPVAGEVSGFPSGTPYRESLTDLRPRLVARLVPDAEWLDRDPVRGRLLRQNQVHSMIVVPMCARGVVLGLACFYRGRRPDPYVDEDTALAAQLVARTALSLDNIRLYNRERSAARLLQLSLRPPEVPVHAAVETAHSYLPSGSGGDWFDVIPLSGARVALIAGDTEGQGLHAAAAMGELRAAIGALADLDVPPDELLERLHDLVTRLDDEVTSTPHDASRYRVVGTTCLYVVYDPVIRRCTMSSAGHPPPVIIRPDGTAELADVPQGPPLGQGIATHRTTERELPEGSILLLCNTPLVQDRDPQQAVQQLDRIRAALAPASRCLQEACERVLRVLPADGHQHDPVLLMARTRAKGPDQVASWTLRGAPEAAAEARRLTADRLSAWGLADLEYTTELVVSELVTNAVRYSEGPIGLRLIRDRTLICEVSDTSSTAPQLRHAEEDDESGRGLFITAQLTQRWGTRPARRGKTIWAELSLSA; encoded by the coding sequence ATGAATACTTCGCCGGACATCCCGGGTGGTACTTCGCGCGACGTGGATGACGCCACTCTCAGGGCGCTGTTCTCAGAGTCGCCGATCGGTCTGCACATACTGGACACGCAGCTGCGTCTGGTGCGTTTCAACGCGGCCGCGCGGTACATCCGGGCGTTCCCGGTCGAGGACCTGCTCGGACGCACGGTCGCCGAGGTGCTGCGCGAGTACGGCAAGGATCAGGCGGATGAGGTCGAGGCCATGGTCCGCGAGGTGCTGGAGACCGGCCGTCCCAGGCGCGACGTGCTGCTGACGCTGCGCTCACTCCGGCCTCCGCATGCCGAGGTCGCCGTGCAGGCGTCCTGGTTCCGGCTCCAGGACCTGGAGGGGTGCCCCCTGGGGGTGGCGGCGGCCATCCTGGACGTCACGGACCGCAACCAGGCACAGGCCAGGCTTGCTCTGCTGGACCGGGTCGGCAGCCGCATCGGCACCGCCTTCGACCTGTTCGACACCGCGCAGGAGCTGGCGGAAGGTACCGTCCCCGACTTCGCGGACTTCACCACCGTCGACCTGTTCGACCCTGTACTGCGCGGTGAGGCACCCGAACCTGGACCTCATCTCGGGGCTATCCCGCTGCGTCGTGCGGGCTGGTGCTCACACGGCAGTCCCGTGACGGCCGGGTGGCCCGTGGCAGGAGAGGTGAGCGGCTTCCCGTCGGGAACCCCGTACCGCGAGAGCCTCACCGACCTCCGTCCGCGATTGGTGGCCCGGCTCGTGCCGGACGCCGAGTGGCTCGACCGGGACCCCGTCCGCGGTCGGTTGCTGCGCCAGAACCAGGTCCACTCGATGATCGTGGTTCCGATGTGCGCCCGCGGTGTGGTCCTCGGCCTGGCCTGCTTCTATCGCGGCCGACGTCCGGACCCGTATGTCGACGAGGACACCGCCCTCGCCGCCCAGCTCGTCGCCCGTACCGCGCTGTCCCTGGACAACATCCGGCTCTACAACCGGGAGCGGTCGGCCGCCCGCTTGCTCCAGCTCAGCCTCCGGCCCCCCGAGGTCCCTGTCCACGCCGCTGTCGAGACCGCGCACAGCTATCTGCCGTCCGGCTCAGGCGGGGACTGGTTCGATGTGATCCCGCTCTCCGGCGCTCGTGTCGCCCTGATCGCCGGGGACACCGAGGGTCAGGGCCTCCACGCCGCGGCCGCCATGGGCGAGCTCCGCGCCGCGATCGGCGCCCTGGCCGACCTGGATGTGCCACCGGACGAACTTCTCGAACGCCTGCATGATTTGGTGACCCGGCTCGACGACGAGGTGACCTCCACCCCGCACGACGCCTCCCGCTACCGGGTCGTCGGAACCACGTGCCTGTACGTGGTCTACGACCCGGTGATCCGGCGGTGCACCATGTCCAGCGCCGGCCATCCGCCGCCCGTGATCATTCGCCCCGACGGAACGGCGGAGCTCGCCGACGTCCCGCAGGGCCCGCCCCTCGGCCAGGGCATCGCCACCCATCGGACCACGGAACGCGAACTGCCCGAGGGCAGCATCCTGCTCCTGTGCAACACCCCCCTGGTCCAGGACCGAGATCCCCAGCAAGCCGTGCAGCAGCTCGACCGCATCCGTGCCGCGCTCGCCCCGGCATCACGCTGCCTCCAAGAGGCATGCGAGCGGGTGCTGCGGGTGCTCCCCGCCGACGGCCATCAGCATGACCCCGTCCTGCTGATGGCACGAACCCGTGCCAAGGGCCCCGACCAGGTGGCCTCCTGGACGCTGCGCGGCGCGCCCGAGGCCGCGGCCGAGGCGCGCAGACTCACCGCCGACCGGCTGTCCGCATGGGGACTGGCCGACTTGGAGTACACCACCGAGCTGGTGGTCAGCGAACTGGTCACCAACGCCGTGCGTTACTCCGAGGGGCCGATCGGCCTGCGCCTGATCCGCGACCGTACGCTGATCTGCGAGGTCTCCGACACGAGCAGCACCGCCCCGCAGCTGCGACATGCCGAGGAGGACGACGAGTCCGGCCGCGGACTGTTCATCACCGCCCAGCTGACCCAGCGCTGGGGCACCCGCCCTGCCCGACGAGGCAAGACGATCTGGGCCGAGCTGAGCCTGTCCGCCTGA
- a CDS encoding DUF4331 family protein codes for MSHHLSGADLRSPMNDARLDLTDLFAFTVPGGRTALIMNVNPIAPTGGQAFHPDAVYRINVDTDGDQQADIAFSFVFSEPRDGQQTATVYRATGDEARAHEAAGQVIVTEAPVSFGPAPNVIEAGPYLFSAGLRSDPFFADLDGIIHDFQWTGVDWGADKNIFGLVLEMPDTELGSNPVFGVWARVSLRQNGALKSVDRGAHPSLTAYFNPENDAKTAYNEGEPAQDWETYRVPWTAVLQHTGDYEPQDAEQALRTVLPDILRFDRDQPAAYPNGRTLTDDVTSARLAMVSGGKITSDRIGPHTDLLPEFPYLGTPHPAPAG; via the coding sequence ATGTCTCATCACCTCAGCGGAGCCGACCTGCGGTCTCCCATGAACGACGCCCGGCTGGACCTGACGGACCTGTTCGCCTTCACCGTTCCCGGCGGCCGCACCGCGCTGATCATGAACGTGAACCCCATCGCCCCCACCGGCGGCCAGGCGTTCCACCCCGACGCCGTCTACCGCATCAACGTCGACACCGACGGCGACCAGCAGGCCGACATCGCGTTCAGTTTCGTCTTCTCCGAGCCCCGGGACGGGCAGCAGACCGCCACCGTGTACCGGGCGACCGGCGACGAGGCACGTGCTCACGAAGCCGCCGGGCAGGTGATCGTCACCGAGGCACCGGTCTCCTTCGGACCGGCACCCAACGTGATCGAGGCAGGTCCCTACCTCTTCTCCGCGGGCCTGCGCAGCGACCCGTTCTTCGCAGATCTGGACGGCATCATCCACGACTTCCAGTGGACGGGTGTGGACTGGGGAGCCGACAAGAACATCTTCGGTCTCGTCCTCGAGATGCCCGACACCGAGCTCGGCTCGAACCCGGTCTTCGGAGTGTGGGCTCGGGTGAGCCTGAGGCAGAACGGCGCGCTCAAGTCCGTGGACCGGGGCGCCCATCCGTCCCTGACCGCGTACTTCAACCCCGAGAACGACGCGAAGACCGCCTACAACGAAGGCGAGCCCGCCCAGGACTGGGAGACCTACCGCGTACCGTGGACCGCCGTCCTCCAGCACACCGGCGACTACGAGCCCCAAGACGCCGAGCAGGCCCTGCGCACGGTGCTCCCCGACATTCTGCGCTTCGACCGCGACCAGCCGGCCGCCTACCCCAACGGCCGCACGCTCACCGACGATGTGACCTCGGCACGTCTCGCGATGGTGTCCGGCGGAAAGATCACCAGCGACCGCATCGGCCCGCACACCGACCTCCTGCCCGAGTTCCCCTACCTCGGCACTCCGCACCCGGCCCCTGCGGGCTAG
- a CDS encoding helix-turn-helix domain-containing protein — MRIPTGSVDAPVAPPEILSRAARLLRGQTSVLVEKSLERIREGVSHYSSPMLAPADVTERVHEALEIAVEALAVPERFLASGEHAWSVGRKRALEGTPMLAVLQAYRIGASVLWDSLVDAALKGAPEQAGPLVHAANDFWRFVARDTTIVMESHRRTLAGLARDDGRKLLPVLKALLRGHSDPMDIAATACAFDVPVAGRYAVARLDGPAASRPAEAAVREDVGDLRLYWCALPDGQAVVAQLGDASLEELASALAAGPGVRGGISPVVAGLAELGRAKELAELALGACRRDDELVLLEDRMVSGLVLARPDLASGIAHRVLGPVLDLDPADRAALLDTLEAWLDCQGSTDRAGELLYCHRNTVLNRLRRLERLTGRLLDHPRDLVDLTLALEACRTGSADQSSH, encoded by the coding sequence ATGCGCATCCCCACGGGATCTGTGGACGCACCGGTGGCGCCCCCGGAGATCCTCAGCCGCGCGGCGCGACTGCTGCGCGGACAGACCTCGGTCCTCGTGGAGAAGTCCCTGGAGCGCATCCGTGAGGGCGTCAGCCACTACTCGAGCCCGATGCTCGCGCCCGCCGATGTGACGGAGCGGGTCCACGAGGCCCTGGAGATCGCGGTCGAGGCACTGGCCGTGCCCGAGCGCTTCCTCGCCTCGGGAGAGCACGCCTGGAGCGTGGGCAGGAAGCGGGCCCTGGAGGGCACACCGATGCTCGCGGTCCTGCAGGCGTACCGCATCGGCGCGTCCGTGCTGTGGGACAGCCTGGTCGACGCCGCGTTGAAGGGCGCCCCGGAGCAGGCGGGGCCGCTGGTCCACGCCGCCAACGACTTCTGGCGGTTCGTGGCCCGGGACACCACGATCGTGATGGAGTCGCACCGCCGTACCCTCGCGGGACTGGCCCGGGACGACGGCCGCAAACTTCTACCGGTCCTCAAGGCCCTGCTGCGCGGGCACAGCGACCCGATGGACATCGCCGCCACCGCATGCGCCTTCGACGTTCCGGTGGCGGGCCGCTACGCCGTGGCCCGCCTCGACGGTCCCGCCGCGTCCCGCCCGGCGGAGGCCGCCGTCCGTGAGGACGTCGGCGACCTGCGGCTGTACTGGTGTGCGCTGCCGGACGGCCAGGCGGTCGTGGCGCAGCTCGGGGACGCCTCGCTGGAGGAGCTGGCGAGCGCGCTGGCCGCCGGGCCGGGTGTCCGCGGGGGCATCAGCCCGGTTGTCGCGGGACTCGCCGAACTCGGCCGGGCCAAGGAGCTCGCCGAACTCGCCCTCGGCGCGTGCCGTCGGGACGATGAACTGGTGCTCCTGGAAGACCGCATGGTCTCCGGCCTGGTACTGGCCCGCCCGGACCTGGCGTCGGGCATCGCGCACAGAGTGCTGGGTCCGGTACTGGACCTGGACCCCGCCGATCGCGCGGCGCTGCTCGACACTCTGGAGGCGTGGCTCGACTGCCAGGGTTCAACGGACCGTGCCGGTGAACTGCTGTACTGCCACCGCAACACCGTACTCAACCGGCTGCGCCGCCTCGAGCGGCTGACCGGGCGGCTGCTGGACCACCCGCGCGATCTGGTGGACCTCACCCTGGCCCTGGAGGCATGCCGGACCGGGTCGGCGGACCAGAGCTCTCACTGA
- a CDS encoding GntR family transcriptional regulator, protein MPSHDPPASDRLNGPAAKPQRQVLTDTVYEAIKAMVMDHEIVPGARVGIESLSRSLQVSPTPVREALARLESDGLLVKRSLAGYRATELLTPEGLEQLFEMRLLLEPRAAALAARYADEAQLDTLEQLLEDMQTRPAVDGRYAAYRDFVALDQRFHDAVAAGAGRLLLADAIERLHSHLHIFRLRSIPGAGEPTLAEHERIVRAVLRRSPERASEAMAEHLRLSLERQRNRGDAG, encoded by the coding sequence ATGCCGTCCCACGACCCCCCTGCCTCCGACCGCCTGAACGGCCCGGCCGCGAAGCCGCAGCGCCAGGTGCTGACGGACACCGTGTACGAGGCCATCAAGGCCATGGTGATGGACCACGAGATCGTCCCCGGCGCCCGCGTCGGCATCGAGTCCCTCTCGCGGTCCCTCCAGGTCTCGCCCACCCCGGTGCGCGAGGCCCTGGCCCGCCTGGAGTCCGACGGGCTGCTGGTCAAACGGTCGCTGGCGGGCTACCGCGCGACCGAACTGCTCACGCCGGAAGGGCTGGAGCAGCTCTTCGAGATGCGGCTGCTCCTGGAACCGCGGGCCGCGGCTCTCGCAGCGAGGTATGCCGACGAGGCGCAGCTGGACACCCTCGAGCAGCTGCTGGAGGACATGCAGACCCGCCCCGCAGTGGACGGCCGGTACGCCGCCTACCGCGATTTCGTGGCGCTGGACCAGCGCTTCCACGATGCCGTTGCGGCCGGCGCCGGGCGCCTGCTCCTCGCGGACGCCATCGAGCGCCTCCACTCCCATCTGCACATCTTCCGGCTCCGCTCCATCCCCGGCGCGGGCGAGCCGACCCTCGCCGAGCACGAGCGCATCGTCCGTGCGGTGCTGCGCCGCAGTCCCGAGCGCGCATCGGAAGCGATGGCCGAGCACCTGCGGCTCAGCCTGGAACGGCAGCGCAACCGCGGGGACGCCGGGTAG
- a CDS encoding L-rhamnose mutarotase: MKRMAQVIKVRPEKLAVYRQLHRDVPQPVLDRLRRSHIANYSIHLLGDRLFSYFEYHGDDLEADLRAMADDEATQAWWALTDPCQEPVEEAAPGEWWTGLEQVFLME, encoded by the coding sequence ATGAAGCGCATGGCCCAGGTCATCAAGGTGCGGCCCGAGAAGCTCGCCGTGTACCGGCAGCTGCACCGCGACGTCCCGCAGCCGGTCCTCGACCGGCTGCGCCGCTCCCACATCGCCAACTACTCGATCCACCTGCTGGGGGACCGGCTGTTCAGCTACTTCGAGTACCACGGCGACGACCTGGAAGCGGACCTGCGGGCCATGGCGGACGACGAGGCGACGCAGGCGTGGTGGGCGCTCACCGACCCCTGCCAGGAGCCGGTCGAGGAGGCGGCGCCGGGGGAGTGGTGGACCGGCCTTGAACAGGTGTTCCTCATGGAGTAG